The Musa acuminata AAA Group cultivar baxijiao chromosome BXJ2-2, Cavendish_Baxijiao_AAA, whole genome shotgun sequence genome has a segment encoding these proteins:
- the LOC103975141 gene encoding transcription factor bHLH149-like, producing MAISNAERETAAAKEGGGERKRKRGAEKPLAKWRTQGEQKTYSSKLVEALRRVRRSSPAASTDHSRSRAIRAVADRALALAARGQTRWSRAILSGRTLKLRVRALARAGGPKSLGGVATVFASRPAEKTKPQALERKARVLGRLVPGCRKLPLATILEEASDYIAALEMQVRAMSTIANILSAAGSQPM from the coding sequence ATGGCGATTTCGAACGCGGAGCGGGAAACCGCCGCCGCTAAGGAGGGAGGAGGGGAGAGGAAGCGGAAGCGCGGGGCGGAGAAGCCGCTGGCCAAGTGGAGGACGCAGGGCGAGCAGAAGACCTATTCCTCCAAGCTCGTCGAGGCCCTCCGCCGCGTCCGCCGGTCCTCCCCGGCGGCGTCGACGGATCACTCGCGCAGCCGCGCCATCCGGGCGGTGGCGGACCGGGCTCTGGCGCTGGCGGCGCGAGGTCAGACGCGCTGGAGCCGCGCGATCCTCTCCGGCCGGACGCTCAAGCTCAGGGTTCGGGCGCTGGCGCGGGCTGGCGGGCCGAAGTCCCTCGGCGGCGTCGCCACCGTCTTCGCCTCCCGTCCGGCGGAAAAGACGAAGCCGCAGGCGCTGGAGCGGAAGGCGAGGGTTCTGGGCCGGCTGGTTCCCGGCTGCCGGAAGCTGCCTTTGGCGACGATCCTGGAGGAGGCGTCGGACTACATCGCCGCGCTCGAGATGCAGGTGCGGGCCATGAGCACCATTGCCAACATCCTCTCCGCCGCAGGTTCGCAGCCGATGTGA